A genomic region of Streptomyces rimosus contains the following coding sequences:
- the folE gene encoding GTP cyclohydrolase I translates to MVKAAWERQEAVDVSVDAVRLEELARQILIEIGEDPTREGLRETPRRYAKWWKEFVEYDAGKVDTLFESSTLGQTVMVSGMTVWSLCEHHLLPFSCDLTVAYKSGGVLLGLSKFARIAHKHAHKLQVQERLVVDIADEISDITGTNDLAVMGRGEHLCMTMRGIRTPSTMSSSIFRGVFDQSERARAELFAQLGVK, encoded by the coding sequence ATGGTGAAAGCCGCCTGGGAAAGGCAGGAAGCGGTCGACGTATCCGTCGACGCCGTCCGGCTCGAAGAGCTGGCCCGGCAGATTCTGATCGAAATCGGGGAGGACCCCACCCGCGAAGGACTCCGCGAGACTCCGCGACGTTATGCCAAATGGTGGAAGGAGTTCGTGGAGTACGACGCCGGAAAGGTGGATACCCTGTTCGAGAGCAGTACCCTGGGCCAGACGGTCATGGTCTCGGGCATGACCGTCTGGTCGTTGTGCGAACACCACTTGCTTCCGTTCAGCTGTGACCTGACTGTGGCCTACAAGTCCGGCGGGGTACTGCTCGGACTCTCGAAGTTCGCCCGTATCGCGCACAAGCACGCACACAAATTGCAGGTACAGGAACGACTCGTGGTCGACATCGCAGACGAGATCTCCGACATCACCGGGACGAATGACTTGGCCGTGATGGGGCGGGGTGAACATCTCTGCATGACCATGCGCGGTATCCGTACGCCTTCGACGATGTCGTCATCCATTTTCCGTGGGGTGTTCGACCAGTCGGAGCGTGCCCGGGCGGAACTCTTCGCCCAGCTCGGGGTGAAGTGA
- a CDS encoding MFS transporter, protein MSAAPEVSAAPDGRAPRRLLSSYRDLMAVPGFWRNALVGMISKLPPSMVTLSLLLLVGRDYSYGTAGLMVSGSAIGQGVTAPLRGRLIDRYAPRPVLLGCLTAYLTVTALLLFMVRTGGPVPVLLITAVGLGATAPPVAVMMRSVWCSAGEGATLTTAMALDSSMMGAALITGPVLAGWLSLSVSPVAPFFVTATLTALSVLLLLVDATAAPRSAAGAGRHWLGPLASPPLRRLLAASGLFVTAVTAVDVLLPLYAKEHGAGAYTGLYLGALSVGSVVGSFGLGAVPDLLAHGPKAFVLLIVFVLGTGALCLGTRLSPEMVLLLCPVAGLAIGSTFGTLRTIGGDLAPPGRMTETMSWLSSLDLAGGAVGAAVFAHFAAVRGSGTALLVVPAVALLAAVFGWGARTRAEPLTADANGSGATRG, encoded by the coding sequence ATGTCTGCTGCCCCGGAAGTGTCCGCCGCCCCGGACGGCCGTGCCCCACGGCGTCTGCTCTCCAGTTACCGGGACCTGATGGCGGTCCCGGGCTTCTGGAGGAACGCGCTCGTCGGAATGATCTCCAAACTCCCGCCCAGCATGGTCACGTTGAGCCTGCTGCTGTTGGTCGGCCGGGACTACTCGTACGGCACCGCGGGCCTGATGGTGAGCGGTTCGGCGATCGGGCAGGGGGTGACGGCACCGCTGCGCGGACGGCTGATCGACCGGTACGCGCCACGTCCGGTCCTGCTGGGCTGCCTGACCGCCTATCTGACGGTGACCGCGCTGCTGCTGTTCATGGTGCGGACCGGGGGGCCCGTGCCGGTGCTCCTGATCACCGCGGTCGGTCTGGGGGCCACCGCCCCGCCGGTCGCGGTCATGATGCGCTCGGTGTGGTGTTCGGCGGGCGAGGGGGCGACGCTGACGACGGCCATGGCCCTGGATTCGTCCATGATGGGTGCCGCGCTGATCACCGGCCCGGTGCTGGCCGGCTGGCTGAGCCTGTCGGTGTCGCCCGTCGCCCCGTTCTTCGTCACCGCGACGCTGACGGCGCTTTCGGTCCTCCTCCTGCTGGTGGACGCCACGGCCGCGCCGCGCTCCGCCGCCGGCGCCGGGAGGCACTGGCTGGGGCCGCTGGCCTCACCCCCTTTGCGGCGGCTGCTGGCCGCGAGCGGACTGTTCGTGACCGCCGTGACCGCCGTCGACGTGCTCCTGCCGCTGTATGCCAAGGAGCACGGCGCCGGCGCGTACACCGGTCTCTACCTCGGCGCACTGTCCGTCGGCAGCGTGGTGGGGAGCTTCGGTCTGGGGGCCGTACCCGACCTGCTGGCCCATGGACCGAAGGCATTCGTCCTCCTGATCGTCTTCGTCCTCGGTACGGGAGCGCTGTGCCTGGGCACGCGGCTGTCCCCGGAGATGGTGCTGCTGCTCTGCCCGGTGGCCGGGCTGGCCATCGGTTCCACGTTCGGGACGCTGCGGACGATCGGCGGCGATCTCGCGCCGCCCGGCCGGATGACCGAGACGATGTCCTGGCTCAGCAGCCTCGATCTGGCCGGGGGTGCGGTCGGCGCCGCGGTCTTCGCGCATTTCGCAGCCGTCCGGGGAAGCGGGACGGCACTGCTCGTGGTGCCCGCGGTGGCTCTGCTGGCCGCGGTGTTCGGCTGGGGTGCGCGGACGCGTGCGGAGCCGCTGACGGCCGACGCGAACGGCTCCGGTGCCACGCGCGGCTGA
- a CDS encoding 7-carboxy-7-deazaguanine synthase QueE — MSRQETTRGRKIVVNEIFGPTIQGEGPSMGRICSFVRLGGCNLTCTWCDTPYTWDWTGQSNEGTAYDPKAELHAMHVVDVADRLRAMDVRLVVISGGEPLQQQQTVTLLCHMLKESGVSVEIETNGTIAPSPALTATQARFNVSPKLRHSGMGPERTVVPVALRALNATGGAAFKFVCRGPADLEEVDAIVARHGLESVWIMPEGQDQETLTRHMSSLADAVVARRWNMSTRIHVQAWGNRRGV, encoded by the coding sequence ATGAGCCGGCAGGAGACGACACGCGGCCGGAAGATCGTCGTCAATGAAATCTTCGGCCCGACGATTCAGGGCGAGGGCCCCTCCATGGGACGCATCTGTTCCTTCGTCCGGCTCGGCGGCTGCAATCTGACCTGTACCTGGTGCGATACGCCGTACACCTGGGACTGGACCGGGCAGAGCAACGAGGGCACGGCGTACGATCCGAAGGCCGAATTGCACGCCATGCACGTCGTCGATGTGGCGGACCGGCTCAGGGCCATGGATGTCCGGCTGGTCGTCATCTCCGGTGGTGAACCACTCCAGCAGCAGCAGACCGTGACGCTCCTGTGCCACATGCTGAAGGAGAGCGGGGTATCCGTCGAGATCGAAACCAACGGGACCATCGCGCCATCGCCCGCATTGACGGCGACGCAAGCCCGCTTCAACGTCTCGCCCAAATTGCGGCACAGCGGTATGGGGCCGGAACGGACGGTGGTACCGGTCGCGTTGCGGGCCCTGAACGCCACCGGTGGCGCGGCTTTCAAGTTCGTCTGCCGTGGCCCGGCTGATCTCGAAGAGGTCGACGCCATTGTCGCGCGCCACGGCCTGGAATCCGTCTGGATCATGCCGGAGGGGCAGGACCAGGAGACGCTGACCCGCCATATGTCGTCGCTCGCCGACGCCGTCGTCGCCCGGCGGTGGAACATGTCGACCCGTATCCATGTGCAGGCGTGGGGGAACCGCAGGGGTGTGTGA
- a CDS encoding 6-pyruvoyl trahydropterin synthase family protein, giving the protein MYAITKEFHFSASHQLGALPAGHQCARTHGHNYLVVLELRCDDTELTEPGFVRDYGELDEFKHWLDATFDHRHLNDAVPGMNPSAENLAWWVYHQWVERLPELSCVRVSETPRTWATYRGK; this is encoded by the coding sequence ATGTATGCGATCACCAAGGAATTTCACTTCTCCGCAAGCCACCAGCTCGGCGCCCTGCCGGCAGGACACCAGTGCGCCAGAACGCACGGCCACAACTACCTGGTGGTTCTCGAACTCCGCTGCGACGACACGGAACTCACCGAGCCCGGTTTCGTACGCGACTACGGGGAACTCGACGAGTTCAAGCACTGGCTCGACGCGACCTTCGACCATCGACACCTCAACGACGCCGTCCCCGGAATGAACCCGTCCGCAGAGAATCTGGCCTGGTGGGTCTATCACCAGTGGGTCGAGCGGCTGCCGGAACTGAGCTGTGTACGGGTATCGGAAACGCCCCGGACCTGGGCCACCTACCGTGGGAAGTAA
- a CDS encoding isopenicillin N synthase family dioxygenase, with translation MPEAIPVIDLRDSEHGPKARAGFLNRLRAAVHDIGFFQLTGHGVTGAAELLDLTRRLFSLPESEHAALDVLNSPHFRGYSAMGRERTRGIPDQRRQLDIGPERPARSPGPGEPAYQWLVGPNQWPAALPELRPAVLAWMDRLTSLSHRMLRLILESLETPEGFLDDVVTPEPQIHFKLLHYPGPDATAGSVPKGDGAGTHKDYGLLTLLVQDDKGGLQVAVEDGHFVDVPVLPDAFVVNLGELLEVATRGYLKATVHRVVRPAPGVDRYSMPFFYSPRLEASVRPLPSRYVSAAGGVTVDPDNPLFACYGDNVMKGLTRGFPELIARHHPTW, from the coding sequence ATGCCAGAAGCGATTCCCGTGATCGATCTCCGGGACAGCGAACACGGCCCGAAAGCGCGCGCCGGGTTCCTGAACCGGCTGCGGGCCGCCGTCCACGACATCGGGTTCTTCCAGCTCACCGGCCACGGCGTCACCGGCGCCGCCGAGCTGCTCGACCTGACGCGTCGGCTGTTCTCCCTGCCGGAGTCGGAGCACGCGGCTCTCGACGTCCTCAACTCCCCGCACTTCCGCGGCTACTCCGCGATGGGGCGGGAGCGCACCCGGGGCATCCCGGACCAGCGCCGGCAGCTGGACATCGGTCCCGAGCGCCCGGCGCGGAGCCCCGGCCCGGGAGAGCCCGCTTACCAGTGGCTGGTCGGCCCCAACCAGTGGCCGGCCGCCCTGCCGGAGCTGCGGCCGGCCGTACTGGCATGGATGGACCGGTTGACGAGCCTCTCGCACCGGATGCTCAGGCTCATCCTGGAGTCCCTGGAGACTCCCGAGGGCTTCCTGGATGATGTGGTCACCCCGGAGCCGCAGATCCATTTCAAGCTGCTGCACTACCCGGGGCCGGACGCCACGGCGGGCAGCGTCCCGAAGGGCGACGGCGCGGGCACCCACAAGGACTACGGACTGCTCACCCTGCTGGTGCAGGACGACAAAGGCGGGCTGCAGGTCGCCGTCGAGGACGGTCACTTCGTCGACGTCCCGGTCCTGCCGGACGCGTTCGTGGTCAACCTCGGTGAACTGCTGGAGGTCGCCACGCGCGGATACCTCAAGGCCACCGTTCACCGGGTCGTCCGCCCGGCCCCGGGGGTCGACCGGTACTCCATGCCGTTCTTCTACAGCCCTCGTCTGGAGGCGTCGGTCCGGCCCCTGCCGAGCCGGTACGTCAGCGCCGCCGGCGGCGTGACGGTGGACCCGGACAACCCCCTGTTCGCCTGCTACGGCGATAACGTCATGAAGGGCCTGACCAGAGGGTTCCCCGAACTGATCGCCCGCCACCACCCCACCTGGTGA
- a CDS encoding 7-cyano-7-deazaguanine synthase yields MTSAKTLVVLSGGIDSVVLAHACKAEGREISAIAIDYGQRHRKELEYAGRAAGKLNIDLTVADLGGYSRLMRGFSLTDADVTVPDEHYTRTGSVNVVPNRNPVFMTVAYAHAVLAGAQEMCLGFLAEDAATAPDTSPAFLTAFNAMEARALEGLADPPPRVTAPLITLRKADVLLLGTELGVDWRETWTCFKGERFHCGSCASCHDRRNAFAEADLPDPTRYQR; encoded by the coding sequence ATGACGTCGGCCAAGACGCTGGTCGTCCTGTCCGGCGGCATCGACTCCGTCGTGCTCGCCCACGCCTGCAAGGCCGAGGGAAGAGAAATATCCGCCATCGCGATCGACTACGGCCAGCGCCACCGCAAGGAACTGGAGTACGCGGGGCGGGCCGCCGGAAAGCTGAACATCGACCTGACCGTCGCCGATCTCGGCGGCTATTCCCGGCTGATGCGTGGCTTCTCCCTGACGGACGCCGATGTCACGGTTCCCGACGAGCATTACACCCGTACCGGAAGCGTCAATGTCGTCCCGAACCGCAACCCGGTCTTCATGACGGTCGCCTACGCCCATGCCGTACTGGCCGGAGCGCAGGAAATGTGTCTCGGGTTCCTCGCCGAGGACGCGGCCACCGCGCCGGACACCTCGCCCGCGTTTCTGACGGCGTTCAACGCGATGGAAGCCCGAGCCCTGGAAGGGCTCGCTGATCCACCACCCCGTGTGACCGCCCCGCTGATCACCCTGCGCAAGGCCGACGTTCTGCTCCTGGGCACGGAGCTCGGCGTCGACTGGCGCGAGACTTGGACGTGCTTCAAGGGCGAGCGGTTCCACTGCGGAAGCTGCGCGTCCTGCCACGACCGCCGCAACGCGTTCGCCGAAGCGGACCTACCCGACCCGACCCGATATCAGAGGTGA
- a CDS encoding site-specific integrase, which produces MLTTTYGNAVRADIFNVEVWKPTLAAAGVIPVREKGGRWRVSRKDGFHVLRHTYASIVLEAGGSMVTLARWLGHSSPTMLSFRFGHHSW; this is translated from the coding sequence ATGTTGACCACGACTTACGGTAACGCTGTACGCGCCGACATCTTCAACGTCGAGGTCTGGAAGCCAACTCTGGCTGCGGCCGGTGTCATCCCCGTGCGGGAAAAGGGCGGACGGTGGCGGGTTTCCCGGAAGGACGGCTTCCACGTCCTTCGGCATACCTATGCCTCGATTGTTCTCGAAGCCGGCGGGTCCATGGTCACGCTGGCACGTTGGCTCGGTCATTCGAGCCCTACCATGCTGTCCTTTCGGTTCGGTCATCACTCTTGGTGA
- a CDS encoding ATP-grasp domain-containing protein: MPTANTDTTDAACSSAGSSGRPLLLLVGSGSEHWRAYVLRSMASGYRLHLLCPAPPSWEKPYIDSFGVVDTLDVAAMTAAVRAHPERFAGVLTYEETRVEAVAELATALGLRTSPREAVRACRDKYAGRKALDRAGVPQARSAAVASLAEASEAAARIGYPVVVKPRALSASCGVTYVGGERQLARAYQEAGRIWFDEVPRYARPTLVEEFLDGPEISVEAVCRDGQVTALFVAHKQLGYAPGFQEVGHTVRADDPLLSDDVLLEVVQKAHTAVGLTDTVTHTELRLTSSGPKVVEINARIGGGRVPYLGGLVTGLEIGLLAADLAVGATPDFRTSGASATAAVRFLYPEREVRVESVEIAEDRLPPEIREVRVLTAPGRELRLYPPGDSRSRYALLVAVAGTERDCAAALERAADAVTLHGTPLS; this comes from the coding sequence ATGCCGACAGCGAACACCGACACCACTGATGCGGCTTGTTCTTCGGCCGGTTCCTCGGGGCGGCCGCTCCTGCTGCTGGTAGGCAGCGGCAGCGAGCACTGGCGCGCTTACGTACTGCGGTCCATGGCGTCCGGATACCGGTTGCATTTGCTGTGCCCCGCGCCTCCCTCCTGGGAAAAGCCCTACATCGATTCGTTCGGTGTGGTGGACACCCTGGACGTCGCGGCGATGACCGCCGCCGTCCGGGCCCACCCCGAGCGATTCGCGGGTGTGCTCACCTACGAGGAGACGCGCGTGGAGGCCGTCGCCGAGCTGGCGACCGCGCTAGGGCTGCGTACCAGCCCGCGCGAGGCCGTGAGGGCGTGCCGGGACAAGTACGCCGGCCGGAAGGCGCTCGACCGGGCCGGCGTCCCGCAGGCCCGGTCGGCAGCCGTCGCGAGTCTGGCCGAGGCGAGCGAGGCGGCAGCCCGGATCGGCTATCCGGTGGTGGTCAAACCCCGGGCGCTTTCGGCGAGTTGCGGAGTGACCTACGTGGGCGGCGAGCGGCAGTTGGCACGGGCCTACCAGGAGGCGGGCAGGATCTGGTTCGACGAGGTGCCCCGGTACGCACGGCCCACCCTGGTGGAGGAGTTCCTCGACGGACCCGAGATCAGTGTGGAGGCGGTCTGCCGCGACGGGCAGGTCACGGCGCTGTTCGTGGCGCACAAGCAGCTCGGCTACGCCCCCGGGTTCCAGGAGGTGGGCCACACGGTCCGGGCGGACGACCCGCTGCTGTCCGACGACGTTCTGCTCGAAGTGGTCCAGAAAGCCCACACCGCCGTCGGCCTGACCGACACGGTGACCCACACCGAGCTGCGCCTGACCTCCTCCGGCCCGAAGGTCGTGGAGATCAACGCACGGATCGGCGGCGGCCGTGTCCCGTACCTCGGCGGCCTGGTCACCGGATTGGAGATCGGCCTGCTGGCGGCCGATCTGGCGGTCGGCGCCACGCCGGACTTCCGGACGTCCGGGGCCTCCGCAACGGCCGCGGTCCGCTTCCTGTATCCCGAAAGGGAGGTACGGGTGGAGTCCGTCGAGATCGCGGAGGACCGGCTGCCGCCCGAGATCCGGGAAGTACGGGTGCTGACGGCCCCGGGCCGGGAGCTGCGGCTGTACCCGCCGGGCGACTCCCGCTCCCGGTATGCCCTCCTCGTCGCCGTCGCCGGGACGGAGCGGGACTGCGCGGCGGCACTGGAGCGGGCGGCCGACGCGGTGACCCTGCACGGCACTCCGCTGTCCTGA
- a CDS encoding ATP-grasp domain-containing protein, with product MSSIVVLNPVKFGLHYKRAVQARGHRLISLYSFSEELLEERWPRHADGDDVSLYSRDFDGMLNELEPYRDDIRAVLSGSDASVDLADRLAHTLRLPGNCVELAHARNHKDAMRRVAGQAGLRIPRYRLVTSIADIPAAAHEVGFPAIVKHTYGGGSHGAVLLADDAALAGLDRLVKFDHFREPVRKWLVEQYIRGREIAVNTMSYDGQHQIIDMWFYSQPDDSDYDFPYWNNVQINREDPDWDRVAAFTHEVLDVFGVRIGPGHTEVKCNADGVYLIEVAARLAGGPVTEMWLAHSDFNPYYADIDCRTARRPEALGQHIAFDAAFGAIAVRNEGAPGVLREIKGLDAFSAGPGVEKILVAYAPGDWVPTTDSTTNIPLGAWVSGDTVAQVRERMYHLRDLVQLDIDREAGGPSDA from the coding sequence ATGTCCAGCATCGTCGTCCTCAACCCGGTGAAGTTCGGCCTCCATTACAAACGGGCGGTCCAGGCCAGAGGACACCGGCTCATTTCGCTCTACTCCTTCAGTGAGGAGTTGCTGGAAGAACGCTGGCCCCGCCATGCCGATGGTGACGATGTCTCCCTCTACAGCCGGGACTTCGATGGGATGCTGAATGAACTGGAGCCGTATCGGGACGACATCCGCGCGGTGCTCTCCGGCAGCGATGCGTCCGTCGACCTCGCCGACCGTCTGGCCCACACGCTCCGCCTCCCCGGCAACTGCGTGGAACTGGCCCATGCCAGGAACCACAAGGACGCGATGCGCCGGGTGGCCGGACAGGCGGGGCTGCGCATCCCCCGGTACCGGTTGGTCACATCGATCGCGGACATCCCCGCCGCCGCGCACGAGGTCGGCTTCCCCGCCATCGTGAAACACACCTACGGGGGCGGGTCCCACGGCGCCGTGCTGCTTGCCGACGATGCGGCGCTGGCCGGCCTGGACCGCCTGGTGAAGTTCGACCACTTCCGTGAGCCGGTCCGCAAGTGGCTGGTGGAACAGTACATCCGCGGCCGGGAGATCGCCGTGAACACCATGAGTTACGACGGGCAGCACCAGATCATCGACATGTGGTTCTACTCCCAGCCCGACGACTCGGACTACGACTTCCCCTACTGGAACAACGTCCAGATCAACCGCGAGGACCCGGACTGGGACCGGGTGGCCGCCTTTACGCACGAGGTTCTGGATGTCTTCGGCGTACGTATCGGCCCCGGGCACACCGAGGTGAAGTGCAACGCGGACGGCGTATACCTGATCGAGGTCGCCGCACGCCTGGCCGGCGGTCCCGTCACGGAAATGTGGCTGGCACACAGCGACTTCAACCCCTACTACGCCGATATCGACTGCCGTACCGCCCGGCGCCCGGAAGCGCTGGGGCAGCACATCGCGTTCGACGCGGCCTTCGGCGCGATCGCCGTTCGCAACGAGGGCGCCCCGGGAGTCCTGCGGGAGATCAAGGGGCTGGACGCGTTCTCCGCGGGCCCGGGTGTCGAAAAGATACTGGTCGCCTATGCCCCCGGTGACTGGGTCCCCACCACGGACAGTACGACCAATATCCCGCTGGGCGCGTGGGTGTCCGGTGACACCGTGGCCCAAGTCCGTGAGCGAATGTACCACTTGCGCGATCTCGTACAACTCGATATCGACCGGGAAGCGGGCGGGCCTTCTGATGCTTGA
- a CDS encoding MmyB family transcriptional regulator, with translation MDFLRDLALLLRLSEVEWVALCRYAGIGDPPRPLTPQSGQEVPQVWQEAVAGMTHAACVIDASWNILAHNQPFTDIFPYGKRPTNTMQWMLFDGRPLLTDWATTWAPHLLPLLRADLAARPDDSTLRRFEAAVLTDPCAAPLYETAGVAVHPDEDRRPLQHARSGPGWVKMCMAQPTTSPGTRLIILIFTPCAGGPARPASGVCDSATSVAGRMARPPCGDSRPPRDAPARAAEDLRAILSAHR, from the coding sequence GTGGACTTTCTGCGGGACCTCGCCCTGCTGCTGCGGCTTTCCGAGGTGGAATGGGTGGCCCTGTGCCGCTACGCCGGCATCGGCGACCCGCCCAGGCCCCTCACGCCGCAGTCCGGGCAGGAGGTGCCCCAGGTGTGGCAGGAGGCTGTCGCCGGAATGACCCACGCCGCCTGTGTCATTGACGCGTCATGGAACATTCTTGCCCATAATCAGCCCTTCACCGATATTTTTCCGTACGGGAAACGCCCCACCAATACGATGCAGTGGATGCTCTTCGACGGTCGGCCCCTGCTCACCGACTGGGCCACCACCTGGGCACCGCACCTCCTACCCCTCCTGCGGGCCGATCTGGCCGCCCGCCCCGACGACAGCACGCTGCGCCGGTTCGAGGCGGCCGTACTGACGGATCCCTGCGCGGCACCCCTCTACGAGACCGCCGGTGTGGCCGTCCACCCGGACGAGGACAGGCGTCCGCTGCAGCATGCGCGGAGCGGTCCGGGCTGGGTCAAGATGTGCATGGCGCAGCCCACCACCTCACCCGGCACCCGCCTCATCATCCTGATCTTCACACCCTGCGCGGGAGGTCCGGCCCGTCCGGCGAGTGGCGTCTGCGACTCGGCCACGTCGGTGGCCGGACGGATGGCCAGGCCGCCGTGTGGCGACAGCCGGCCCCCGCGTGACGCGCCGGCCCGAGCCGCGGAGGATCTCCGCGCGATACTCTCCGCCCACCGCTGA
- a CDS encoding Rieske 2Fe-2S domain-containing protein, whose product MLSADKNRILSQVQRGTRMGELLRRYWHPVAPVLELTQRRVKPVRLLGEDLVLFRKPDGSHGLISRRCPHRGTDLGIGWVDGDVMRCAYHGWGFDSEGRCTSQPFEETGPSGGFRGKVGVTAYPTTTLGGLIWAYLGPAPAPLLPDFEPFTWEHGFVEIIMTELPCNWFQCHENSMDPVHFEWLHQNGNAVRSDPESPTYVPRHLSIDFLEFEHGFVNGRVVEVPEVRPTGSFSSTNDVTDGGILSLWPYTLASGNTIEFRVPVDERRTLNFTWQYSVLPDDVPPGRQDPGAIPYWYGPLTDPATGDIITSHTGNQDFAAWIGQGTFADRTVEQLGRGDKGITLLRRRYFEAMRKVAQGEDPPGTVRDPAANVSIQLPLLGKARYTQGVPREVFEKKLAARKKNGLLGIGGFWAVQAGRPSHLQKEYDEIAGVVRKAPAGSV is encoded by the coding sequence ATGCTCTCAGCGGACAAGAACCGCATTCTTTCCCAGGTTCAACGCGGTACGCGAATGGGTGAACTGCTGCGCAGATATTGGCATCCGGTGGCGCCGGTCCTGGAGCTGACCCAGCGTCGCGTCAAACCCGTACGGCTGCTGGGAGAGGACCTCGTCCTGTTCCGCAAGCCGGACGGCAGCCACGGCCTGATTTCCCGGCGCTGCCCGCACCGGGGCACCGACCTCGGTATCGGCTGGGTGGACGGTGACGTGATGCGGTGCGCATACCACGGGTGGGGATTCGATTCCGAAGGCCGTTGCACGAGCCAGCCGTTCGAGGAGACGGGCCCGTCCGGCGGATTCCGCGGCAAAGTCGGCGTCACCGCGTACCCCACCACCACGCTCGGCGGGCTGATCTGGGCCTATCTCGGCCCCGCCCCCGCGCCGCTGCTGCCCGACTTCGAGCCGTTCACCTGGGAGCACGGCTTCGTCGAGATCATCATGACGGAACTCCCGTGCAACTGGTTCCAGTGCCACGAGAACAGCATGGACCCCGTCCATTTCGAGTGGCTGCACCAGAACGGGAACGCCGTACGCAGCGACCCGGAATCCCCCACGTATGTACCCCGGCACCTGTCGATCGACTTCCTGGAATTCGAGCACGGTTTCGTCAACGGGCGGGTGGTGGAAGTCCCCGAAGTCCGCCCGACAGGTTCCTTCTCGAGCACGAACGACGTGACCGACGGCGGGATCCTCAGCCTGTGGCCCTACACCCTCGCCTCCGGGAACACCATCGAGTTCCGGGTGCCGGTGGACGAACGACGCACCCTCAATTTCACCTGGCAGTACTCCGTGCTCCCCGACGACGTACCGCCCGGCCGGCAGGATCCCGGCGCGATTCCGTACTGGTACGGCCCGCTCACCGACCCGGCGACCGGTGACATCATCACGTCGCACACCGGGAACCAGGATTTCGCCGCGTGGATCGGACAGGGAACGTTCGCGGACCGGACCGTCGAGCAGCTGGGGCGCGGCGACAAAGGCATCACCCTGCTACGGCGGAGGTACTTCGAAGCGATGCGGAAGGTGGCGCAGGGGGAGGACCCGCCGGGCACGGTGCGCGACCCCGCGGCCAATGTCAGCATTCAACTGCCCCTCCTCGGCAAGGCCCGCTACACACAAGGGGTACCGCGCGAGGTTTTCGAGAAGAAACTCGCTGCCCGCAAGAAGAACGGGCTCCTCGGGATCGGCGGATTCTGGGCGGTGCAGGCCGGGCGGCCGAGCCACCTCCAGAAGGAGTACGACGAGATCGCGGGCGTCGTACGGAAGGCACCTGCCGGCAGCGTGTGA